One part of the Raphanus sativus cultivar WK10039 chromosome 7, ASM80110v3, whole genome shotgun sequence genome encodes these proteins:
- the LOC108815971 gene encoding PLASMODESMATA CALLOSE-BINDING PROTEIN 2, giving the protein MAVLFLYLLSLLMAGHCSATWCVCKTGLSDSVLQRTLDYACGNGADCNPTHPKGSCFNPDNVRAHCNYAVNSFFQKKSQASESCNFTGTATLTTTDPSYSGCPFPSSVSGTGGGSSSTVTPGKSSPKGNSPITTFPGGNSPYTGSPFTGTPTTGLLGGNITDATGTGLNPDYSNESTGFVLRNSNNLFLCLFSVLMML; this is encoded by the exons ATGGCTGTTCTGTTTCTCTATCTTCTCAGTCTCCTCATGGCTGGCCATTGTA GCGCCACATGGTGTGTGTGCAAAACAGGGCTGAGTGACTCAGTGCTCCAAAGGACACTAGACTATGCTTGTGGAAATGGAGCTGACTGTAACCCAACTCACCCAAAAGGGTCTTGCTTTAACCCTGACAATGTTAGAGCTCATTGTAACTATGCTGTCAATAGCTTCTTTCAGAAGAAAAGTCAAGCTTCTGAGTCTTGTAACTTCACTGGTACTGCCACTCTTACCACCACTGATCCCA GCTATTCAGGATGTCCATTCCCTTCTAGTGTTAG TGGCACTGGAGGTGGTAGCAGCAGCACCGTGACGCCAGGTAAAAGCAGTCCAAAGGGAAACAGCCCTATCACGACATTTCCCGGTGGAAACAGTCCATACACTGGCAGTCCATTCACTGGCACACCAACCACCGGACTGCTAGGAGGCAATATCACTGATGCTACCGGAACCGGGTTAAACCCGGATTACTCAAACGAAAGCACCGGTTTCGTGCTGCGTAATTCCAACAATTTGTTCCTCTGCTTGTTTTCTGTCTTGATGATGCTCTGA
- the LOC108814778 gene encoding flavonoid 3'-monooxygenase, which produces MTNLFLTILLPTFIFLIVLVLSRRRNNRLPPGPNPWPIIGNLPHMGPKPHQTLAAMVTTYGPILHLRLGFADVVVAASKSVAEQFLKVHDANFASRPPNSGAKHMAYNYQDLVFAPYGQRWRMLRKISSVHLFSAKALEDFKHVRQEEVGTLMRELARANTKPVNLGQLVNMCVLNALGREMIGRRLFGAGADHKAEEFRSMVTEMMALAGVFNIGDFVPALDCLDLQGVAGKMKRLHKRFDAFLSSILEEHEMMKNGQDQKHTDMLSTLISLKGTDFDGDGGTLTDTEIKALLLNMFTAGTDTSASTVDWAIAELIRHPEIMTKAQQELDSVVGRGRPINESDLSQLHYLQAVIKENFRLHPPTPLSLPHIASESCEINGYHIPKGSTLLTNIWAIARDPDQWTDPLSFRPERFLPGGEKAGVDVKGNDFELIPFGAGRRICAGLSLGLRTIQLLTATLVHGFEWELAGGITPEKLNMEETYGITLQRAVPLVVHPKPRLDMSAYGLGSV; this is translated from the exons ATGACTAATCTCTTCCTCACAATCCTTCTCCCTACTTTCATCTTCCTTATTGTCCTCGTCTTATCTCGCCGCCGCAACAACCGTCTCCCTCCCGGTCCAAACCCATGGCCCATCATCGGGAACCTCCCTCACATGGGCCCTAAACCCCATCAAACACTAGCCGCCATGGTAACCACATACGGCCCTATCCTCCACCTACGGCTAGGGTTCGCCGACGTTGTGGTTGCCGCCTCTAAATCCGTGGCCGAACAGTTCTTGAAAGTTCACGATGCCAATTTTGCTAGCCGACCACCTAACTCCGGAGCCAAACACATGGCATACAATTATCAAGATCTTGTCTTTGCGCCTTATGGACAACGATGGAGAATGTTGAGGAAGATTAGTTCTGTTCATTTATTTTCAGCTAAAGCTCTGGAAGATTTTAAACATGTTCGACAg GAAGAGGTTGGAACACTCATGCGCGAGCTAGCGCGTGCAAACACGAAACCAGTGAACCTAGGCCAGTTGGTGAACATGTGCGTACTCAACGCCCTTGGACGAGAGATGATCGGACGGCGGCTGTTCGGCGCCGGAGCCGATCACAAAGCGGAGGAGTTTCGATCAATGGTCACAGAAATGATGGCTCTCGCCGGAGTGTTCAACATCGGAGATTTCGTGCCCGCACTTGATTGTTTAGACTTACAAGGCGTCGCTGGTAAAATGAAACGTCTCCACAAGAGGTTCGACGCTTTTCTATCGTCGATTTTGGAAGAGCACGAGATGATGAAGAACGGTCAGGATCAAAAGCACACGGACATGCTTAGCACTTTAATCTCGCTTAAGGGGACTGATTTTGACGGTGACGGTGGAACACTAACGGATACTGAGATCAAAGCCTTGCTATTG aACATGTTTACTGCTGGAACTGACACGTCAGCAAGTACGGTGGACTGGGCCATAGCTGAACTGATCCGTCACCCGGAGATAATGACAAAAGCCCAACAAGAGCTTGATTCCGTCGTCGGACGTGGAAGGCCCATTAACGAGTCAGACCTCTCTCAGCTTCATTACCTTCAG GCGGTTATCAAAGAGAATTTTAGACTCCATCCACCAACACCACTCTCGTTACCACACATCGCATCAGAGAGCTGTGAGATCAACGGCTATCATATCCCCAAAGGATCAACCCTTTTGACAAACATATGGGCCATAGCCCGTGACCCTGACCAATGGACCGACCCGTTATCGTTTCGACCCGAGAGATTCTTACCCGGTGGTGAAAAAGCGGGCGTCGATGTGAAAGGAAACGACTTCGAGCTCATACCGTTCGGAGCAGGGAGGAGAATCTGCGCCGGGCTGAGTTTAGGGTTACGGACGATTCAGTTACTGACGGCGACGCTTGTGCACGGATTTGAATGGGAACTGGCCGGAGGAATTACGCCGGAGAAGCTGAACATGGAGGAGACTTATGGGATCACTCTGCAAAGAGCGGTTCCTTTGGTTGTTCATCCTAAGCCGAGGTTGGATATGAGTGCTTACGGGCTTGGGTCTGTTTAA
- the LOC108814743 gene encoding uncharacterized protein LOC108814743 isoform X1, with translation MWSRSGSLSGRSSSACSSTSDCQNNSFDAADELLQIGSRRIQLRIEKDMLKESQPHSIELVRRLELHTKSLSKSRLEDTARIRTMEKDLLNCYKEIDYLRDQLTFRSKEVSYLNEHVNSLECKLAESRNLEEEVNSLREELCLSRSEHLLLLQELESKETELQCSSLSVEKLEETISSLTLESLFEIESMKLDITALEQALVDAMKIQEESVLEKDHLRGIIREIHLQSQEAEKKAKSFEKQNEELRESMAAAEKSIKEFLHRAKERLESEEDQQQPLNAECFFAELSHLFPVSSEVRECFDAVIKKLGVSRNETLIDKMEGMGKQIQLHEDLVKLLKEELKQEKLKAKEEGEELTQEMAELRYKMTCLLDEERKRRVCIEQASLQRIAELEAQIKRETNKGSSTDMLPLSGS, from the exons ATGTGGAGTAGGTCGGGAAGTTTGTCAGGAAGAAGTAGCTCGGCTTGTAGTTCCACAAGTGATTGCCAAAACAACTCCTTTGATGCTGCTGACGAGCTTCTGCAGATTGGGTCAAGACGCATTCAG CTAAGGATAGAGAAGGACATGCTCAAAGAGTCCCAGCCTCATAGTATCGAACTAGTCAGA AGGTTGGAACTCCACACCAAGTCATTATCGAAATCTCGTTTAGAAGACACGGCTAGAATTAGGACCATGGAGAAAGACTTGTTGAATTGCTATAAAGAGATTG ATTACTTGCGAGATCAGCTTACTTTTAGAAGCAAGGAAGTGAGTTATCTCAATGAGCATGTGAACAGTCTTGAATGCAAATTGGCTGAATCAAGGAACTTGGAAGAAGAAGTTAACTCTTTGAGAGAGGAGTTGTGTTTGTCTAGATCCGAgcatttgttgttgttgcaagAACTCGAGAGTAAAGAAACGGAGCTACAGTGTTCATCTCTTTCTGTGGAGAAACTGGAGGAGACCATCTCATCCTTGACATTGGAGTCCTTGTTTGAGATAGAAAGCATGAAGCTCGATATAACAGCGTTGGAGCAAGCACTTGTTGATGCAATGAAGATCCAAGAAGAAAGCGTCCTAGAAAAAGATCACCTAAGAGGGATAATCAGAGAGATCCATTTGCAGTCACAAGAGGCGGAAAAGAAAGCCAAGTCCTTTGAGAAGCAAAACGAAGAGCTAAGGGAGAGCATGGCCGCCGCTGAAAAGAGTATCAAAGAGTTCTTACACCGTGCTAAAGAACGGCTTGAAAGTGAGGAAGATCAACAACAACCCCTAAATGCAGAGTGCTTCTTCGCTGAATTGAGCCATCTGTTTCCAGTGTCTAGTGAAGTTCG CGAATGCTTTGATGCAGTCATCAAGAAACTAGGAGTTTCCCGGAACGAAACTTTGATTGATAAAATGGAGGGCATGGGGAAACAGATACAGCTGCACGAAGATCTTGTGAAACTGCTGAAG GAGGAGCTGAAACAGGAGAAACTGAAGGCGAAGGAAGAAGGGGAAGAACTTACGCAAGAAATGGCTGAACTAAGGTATAAGATGACTTGTTTACTCGACGAAGAACGAAAACGCCGCGTGTGTATAGAACAAGCATCATTACAGAGAATTGCAGAACTAGAAGCACAG ATAAAGAGAGAGACGAACAAGGGCTCTTCCACTGATATGCTGCCTCTTTCTGGGTCATGA
- the LOC108814743 gene encoding uncharacterized protein LOC108814743 isoform X2, translated as MLKESQPHSIELVRRLELHTKSLSKSRLEDTARIRTMEKDLLNCYKEIDYLRDQLTFRSKEVSYLNEHVNSLECKLAESRNLEEEVNSLREELCLSRSEHLLLLQELESKETELQCSSLSVEKLEETISSLTLESLFEIESMKLDITALEQALVDAMKIQEESVLEKDHLRGIIREIHLQSQEAEKKAKSFEKQNEELRESMAAAEKSIKEFLHRAKERLESEEDQQQPLNAECFFAELSHLFPVSSEVRECFDAVIKKLGVSRNETLIDKMEGMGKQIQLHEDLVKLLKEELKQEKLKAKEEGEELTQEMAELRYKMTCLLDEERKRRVCIEQASLQRIAELEAQIKRETNKGSSTDMLPLSGS; from the exons ATGCTCAAAGAGTCCCAGCCTCATAGTATCGAACTAGTCAGA AGGTTGGAACTCCACACCAAGTCATTATCGAAATCTCGTTTAGAAGACACGGCTAGAATTAGGACCATGGAGAAAGACTTGTTGAATTGCTATAAAGAGATTG ATTACTTGCGAGATCAGCTTACTTTTAGAAGCAAGGAAGTGAGTTATCTCAATGAGCATGTGAACAGTCTTGAATGCAAATTGGCTGAATCAAGGAACTTGGAAGAAGAAGTTAACTCTTTGAGAGAGGAGTTGTGTTTGTCTAGATCCGAgcatttgttgttgttgcaagAACTCGAGAGTAAAGAAACGGAGCTACAGTGTTCATCTCTTTCTGTGGAGAAACTGGAGGAGACCATCTCATCCTTGACATTGGAGTCCTTGTTTGAGATAGAAAGCATGAAGCTCGATATAACAGCGTTGGAGCAAGCACTTGTTGATGCAATGAAGATCCAAGAAGAAAGCGTCCTAGAAAAAGATCACCTAAGAGGGATAATCAGAGAGATCCATTTGCAGTCACAAGAGGCGGAAAAGAAAGCCAAGTCCTTTGAGAAGCAAAACGAAGAGCTAAGGGAGAGCATGGCCGCCGCTGAAAAGAGTATCAAAGAGTTCTTACACCGTGCTAAAGAACGGCTTGAAAGTGAGGAAGATCAACAACAACCCCTAAATGCAGAGTGCTTCTTCGCTGAATTGAGCCATCTGTTTCCAGTGTCTAGTGAAGTTCG CGAATGCTTTGATGCAGTCATCAAGAAACTAGGAGTTTCCCGGAACGAAACTTTGATTGATAAAATGGAGGGCATGGGGAAACAGATACAGCTGCACGAAGATCTTGTGAAACTGCTGAAG GAGGAGCTGAAACAGGAGAAACTGAAGGCGAAGGAAGAAGGGGAAGAACTTACGCAAGAAATGGCTGAACTAAGGTATAAGATGACTTGTTTACTCGACGAAGAACGAAAACGCCGCGTGTGTATAGAACAAGCATCATTACAGAGAATTGCAGAACTAGAAGCACAG ATAAAGAGAGAGACGAACAAGGGCTCTTCCACTGATATGCTGCCTCTTTCTGGGTCATGA
- the LOC108817172 gene encoding TIR domain-containing protein-like → MVKRVGPPPFLISDIGLFYVLLFLSFFVYFAVVCQQPSRPQLFVSFRGEELRNGFVSHVVKALEDARVNVFIDTHELKGRSLENLFKRIDDSKIALVIFSDRFSESEWCLNEVARIDKRVKGGKLRVIPVFYRVNTTDVKSFTGKFGSCFEETVQRLSSKERNTAESWKSSVKSVSSNTGFTSQSISIDSNLVDAIVDDVKSQLPHMFTENKMSILEELYIAIVFAAFYKLVAPIFFSDTSFFQTRQWFVGVSCIVLAHRRLPLTQV, encoded by the exons ATGGTTAAACGAGTTGGTCCTCCGCCGTTCCTGATTTCAGATATCGGACttttttatgttcttttattcttatctttttttGTCTATTTTGCGGTTGTTTGCCAACAACCATCGCGACCTCAGCTGTTTGTCAGTTTCCGGGGAGAAGAACTACGCAACGGCTTCGTGAGCCATGTAGTGAAAGCTTTGGAAGATGCAAGGGTCAACGTTTTCATAGATACCCATGAGCTGAAAGGGAGATCCCTTGAAAACCTCTTCAAGAGGATCGACGACTCGAAAATAGCACTTGTGATATTCTCTGACCGGTTCTCGGAGTCAGAGTGGTGCTTAAATGAGGTGGCGAGGATAGATAAGCGCGTGAAGGGCGGCAAACTCAGAGTGATCCCTGTCTTCTACAGGGTGAACACAACCGACGTGAAAAGTTTCACAGGTAAATTTGGAAGCTGTTTTGAAGAAACGGTGCAGAGACTGTCCTCTAAAGAGAGGAATACCGCAGAAAGTTGGAAGAGTTCTGTGAAGTCTGTTTCCTCCAACACCGGCTTCACCTCACAAAGTATCAG CATTGATAGCAATCTTGTTGACGCGATTGTTGATGATGTTAAGAGCCAGCTACCTCACATGTTCACTGAAAATAAAATGTCGATTCTAGAAGAGCTCTATATCGCTATTGTTTTCGCTGCTTTCTATAAGTTAGTAGCACCTATATTTTTCTCCGACACGAGTTTCTTCCAGACTCGTCAATGGTTTGTGGGTGTTTCGTGTATAGTTCTAGCCCACAGAAGGCTCCCCTTAACGCAAGTGTGA
- the LOC108818287 gene encoding SNAP25 homologous protein SNAP33, translated as MFGLKKPLETRLPKHNKPSPSASNPFDSDDEFDDDIKHTLKPSNKISPQPSSLPTKKTHSFNPFDDDDVVDEEEVEKRFTSSSSSNPSFKNHFRDSGGVENQSVQQLQSYAVYKSEETTKTVQGCLKVAQGMRSDATRTLVMLNEQGEKITRTHLKAVDIDRDLSRGEKLLGSLGGIFSRTWKPKKTRSITGPVITRGESPKRRVNNLETREKLGLNHLPKPHSRRTREPLPESADAYQKIEMEKAKQDDGLADLSDLLGELKNMAVDMGTEIERQNNGLDHLQDDVDELNFRVKQSNQRARRLLR; from the exons ATGTTTGGTTTGAAGAAGCCCCTGGAAACACGACTCCCCAAGCATAATAAGCCTTCTCCTTCTGCTTCCAATCCTTTTGATTCAGACGACGAGTTTGATGATGATATCAAACACACCTTGAAGCCATCTAACAAGATCTCCCCTCAGCCTTCTTCTCTACCTACCAAGAAGACTCACAGCTTCAACccttttgatgatgatgatgttgttgaTGAGGAGGAAGTTGAGAAAAGATTCACTTCATCATCGAGTTCGAACCCCTCTTTCAAGAATCATTTCCGTGACTCGGGTGGTGTTGAGAACCAGTCGGTTCAACAACTCCAGAGCTACGCTGTGTACAAGTCTGAAGAGACAACCAAGACGGTGCAAGGGTGTTTGAAAGTAGCGCAAGGGATGAGATCAGACGCTACCAGAACTTTGGTCATGCTGAATGAGCAAGGCGAGAAGATCACGAGGACTCACCTCAAGGCTGTTGACATCGATCGTGATCTCAGTCGG GGTGAGAAACTTCTTGGTAGCCTCGGAGGCATTTTCTCAAGGACTTGGAAGCCTAAAAAGACTCGCTCCATTACCGGTCCTGTCATCACTAGAG GTGAATCCCCTAAGAGAAGAGTTAACAACTTAGAGACTAGAGAAAAGCTGGGACTGAACCATCTACCCAAACCACATTCAAGAAGAACCCGTGAACCTCTCCCTGAATCCGCTGATGCTTATCAGAAAATAGAg ATGGAGAAAGCAAAGCAGGACGATGGACTTGCAGATTTGAGTGATCTACTCGGTGAACTAAAGAACATGGCTGTTGATATGGGAACTGAAATCGAAAG GCAAAACAATGGACTTGATCATCTTCAAGACGATGTCGACGAGCTTAACTTCAGAGTGAAACAATCTAACCAACGAGCTCGCCGTTTACTCCGCTAG
- the LOC108818286 gene encoding heparanase-like protein 1, whose amino-acid sequence MGFKVCIFLLLGCLLLASKTTMARDMKRASIVIQGASRIAETDENFVCATLDWWPHDKCNYDNCPWGYSSVINMDLSRPILSKAIQAFRPLRIRIGGSLQDQVIYDVGNLQTPCHPFRKMNSGLFGFSKGCLHMKRWDELHSFLTKSGAVVTFGLNALHGRHKLRGNAWGGAWNHVNTQDFINYTVSKGYVIDSWEFGNELSGSGVGASVSAELYGKDLIVLRDIIDKMYKDSRLVKPSLVAPGGFYEQQWYTKLLEISGPGVVDVVTHHIYNLGSGNDPQLVKKILDPSYLSKGAETFKNVNKTIQEHGPWASPWVGESGGAYNSGGQHVSDTFIDSFWYLDQLGMSSKHNTKVYCRQTLVGGFYGLLEKGTFVPNPDYYSALLWHRLMGKGVLAVQTDGPPQLRVYAHCSKGREGVTLLLINLSNQSDFTVSVSNGVNVALNVESKPKKKSLLDTLKKPFAWIGNKASDGYLNREEYHLTPEKGELRSKTMVLNGKPLKPTETGDIPNLEPVIRGVNSPVSVSSLSMSFVVLPSFDASACS is encoded by the exons atgggCTTCAAAGTTTGCATCTTTCTCCTCTTGGGGTGTCTACTTCTAGCTTCAAAGACAACAATGGCACGAGACATGAAACGTGCATCGATCGTGATCCAAGGAGCTAGTCGAATCGCTGAGACCGACGAGAACTTTGTCTGTGCGACATTGGACTGGTGGCCACATGACAAGTGCAACTATGACAATTGTCCTTGGGGTTACTCTTCAGTTATCAACATg gacTTATCTCGTCCTATTCTTTCTAAAGCTATTCAAG ccTTTAGGCCATTGAGGATAAGAATCGGCGGTTCGCTGCAAGATCAAGTGATTTACGACGTAGGAAATCTCCAAACTCCATGCCATCCATTTAGAAAAATGAACAGCGGCTTGTTTGGATTCTCTAAAGGATGCTTGCATATGAAACGATGGGACGAGCTTCACAGTTTCTTAACCAAATCAGG AGCTGTAGTGACTTTTGGTTTAAACGCTTTGCATGGGAGACACAAGCTACGTGGGAATGCGTGGGGTGGGGCGTGGAATCATGTTAACACTCAAGATTTTATCAACTACACAGTCTCAAAAGGCTACGTTATTGATTCTTGGGAGTTTG GAAACGAGCTGAGTGGAAGCGGAGTTGGTGCGAGTGTGAGCGCAGAGCTTTACGGGAAAGACTTGATTGTACTTAGAGATATAATCGACAAAATGTATAAAGACTCTCGGTTGGTAAAGCCTTCGCTTGTCGCTCCTGGAGGGTTCTATGAACAGCAATGGTACACAAAACTTCTGGAGATCTCCGGTCCTGGTGTTGTCGACGTGGTGACTCACCATATATACAATCTTGGTTCAG GGAATGATCCACAGCTAGTGAAGAAGATACTGGATCCTAGTTACTTAAGCAAAGGAGCCGAAACATTCAAGAACGTGAACAAGACGATTCAAGAACATGGACCGTGGGCTTCTCCTTGGGTTGGAGAGTCCGGTGGAGCTTACAATAGTGGTGGCCAACATGTCTCTGATACATTCATAGACAGCTTCTG GTATCTAGACCAGCTTGGAATGTCGTCCAAACACAACACTAAAGTGTACTGCAGACAGACTTTGGTCGGAGGGTTTTACGGTCTGCTCGAAAAGGGAACTTTTGTTCCAAATCCTGATTACTATAG TGCACTGCTTTGGCATCGGTTAATGGGTAAAGGTGTCCTTGCGGTTCAGACAGATGGACCACCTCAGCTACGTGTTTACGCTCATTGTTCAAAAGGAAGA GAGGGTGTAACGTTGCTTCTGATCAATCTAAGCAACCAATCAGACTTTACGGTTAGTGTCAGCAACGGTGTGAACGTGGCTTTGAACGTAGAGTCAAAGCCGAAGAAGAAGTCGTTGTTGGATACTTTGAAGAAACCTTTTGCTTGGATTGGAAACAAAGCTTCGGATGGTTATCTGAACAGAGAAGAGTATCATCTAACACCAGAGAAGGGTGAGTTGCGTAGCAAGACAATGGTCTTGAATGGTAAACCGTTGAAACCGACAGAAACCGGAGATATCCCGAACCTTGAACCGGTCATCCGTGGAGTGAACTCTCCGGTTTCTGTCTCGTCGTTGTCCATGTCGTTCGTTGTGTTGCCTAGTTTTGATGCTTCTGCCTGTTCTTGA